From Rutidosis leptorrhynchoides isolate AG116_Rl617_1_P2 chromosome 3, CSIRO_AGI_Rlap_v1, whole genome shotgun sequence, a single genomic window includes:
- the LOC139901374 gene encoding uncharacterized protein, which translates to MNKEVPRKVNIFLWRVAWNRLSTRRNLSAKGLEISDIGCVICDCHVESLDHILFGCALAMDHCRRTRIWLDINMPSYNSWQEWLSWVDSSSLTSITKIRISVIIASLVWHIWRFCNNSLFGLRSMKKETPFYSIR; encoded by the coding sequence ATGAACAAAGAAGTCCCACGTAAGGTGAATATTTTTCTTTGGAGAGTGGCTTGGAACCGGTTATCGACGAGGCGTAACCTCTCCGCTAAAGGCTTGGAGATAAGTGATATAGGGTGCGTGATATGTGATTGTCACGTTGAATCTTTAGATCACATTCTTTTCGGATGTGCTCTTGCTATGGATCATTGTAGGAGAACTAGGATTTGGTTGGACATCAACATGCCGTCTTATAATTCGTGGCAGGAATGGTTGTCTTGGGTCGATTCGAGCAGCCTAACGTCGATCACAAAGATTCGTATCTCGGTTATCATTGCTTCTCTTGTCTGGCACATATGGAGGTTCTGTAACAACTCTCTCTTCGGTTTGCGTAGCATGAAGAAAGAGACTCCTTTttattcgattagataa